A single genomic interval of Zingiber officinale cultivar Zhangliang chromosome 4A, Zo_v1.1, whole genome shotgun sequence harbors:
- the LOC121971134 gene encoding ESCRT-related protein CHMP1-like, with the protein MGNTEKLMNQIFELKFTSKSLQRQARKCEKEEKSEKLKVKKAIEKGNMDGARVYAENAIRKRTEQMNYLRLASRLDAVVARLDTQAKMQAIGKSMGSIVKSLESALASENLQKMSETMDQFERQFVNMEVQAEFMEGAMAGSTSLSTPESEVNSLMQQVADDYGLEVSVGLPQAASHVIPPAKEKESVDEDDLSRRLAELKARG; encoded by the coding sequence ATGGGGAACACGGAGAAGCTGATGAACCAGATCTTTGAGCTCAAGTTCACCTCTAAGAGCCTGCAGCGGCAGGCGCGCAAGTGCGAGAAGGAGGAGAAGTCGGAGAAGCTCAAGGTGAAGAAGGCGATCGAGAAGGGCAACATGGACGGCGCCCGGGTCTACGCCGAGAATGCCATCCGCAAGCGCACGGAGCAGATGAATTACCTCCGTCTCGCGTCCCGTCTCGACGCTGTAGTCGCGCGACTCGATACACAGGCCAAGATGCAGGCCATCGGAAAGTCCATGGGATCTATCGTGAAGTCGCTCGAGTCCGCCCTCGCCTCTGAGAACCTACAGAAGATGTCCGAGACCATGGACCAGTTCGAGCGGCAGTTTGTCAACATGGAGGTTCAGGCCGAGTTCATGGAGGGCGCTATGGCAGGGTCCACTAGTCTCTCCACTCCTGAGTCCGAGGTTAACAGCCTCATGCAGCAGGTCGCCGATGACTACGGTCTCGAAGTTTCCGTAGGCCTCCCTCAAGCTGCGTCGCATGTCATTCCTCCTGCCAAGGAGAAGGAGTCGGTGGACGAGGATGATCTTTCGAGGCGCTTGGCAGAGCTGAAGGCGAGGGGCTAG
- the LOC121971136 gene encoding uncharacterized protein LOC121971136 isoform X2, with protein MRKGQKLSEEVKARSRHQSLLWDYGDLVEETEAKRKKLQIANQKKLKLLAEVKFLQRRYKSLSQNPSGTKQLRLKKKSQSQSLIGQPSNANAYPQLPAKDQRSKLRDADTPCTSALIDLNQIGEDTEEYPSSFSVEPMKSDKLRKSLVEDNSVANDLNLSICRDVVHESSNKVAKRKITWQDQLALRV; from the exons ATGAGGAAAGGCCAGAAGTTGAGCGAGGAGGTCAAGGCAAGGAGCAGGCATCAGAGTCTCTTGTGGGATTATGGAGATCTGGTCGAG GAAACTGAAGCAAAGAGGAAGAAACTGCAGATAGCTAATCAGAAGAAGCTTAAACTTCTTGCTGAAGTGAA ATTCTTGCAAAGACGGTACAAAAGCCTATCCCAGAATCCATCTGGAACTAAACAATTGAGGCTGAAAAAGAAATCACAGAGTCAGTCCTTGATCGGCCAACCTTCAAATGCAAATGCATATCCTCAACTCCCTGCTAAAGACCAAAGATCAAAACTGAGAGATGCTGATACTCCATGCACTTCTGCCCTGATAGACCTGAATCAG ATTGGTGAGGATACAGAGGAGTATCCGTCCAGCTTCAGCGTCGAGCCTATGAAGTCTGATAAGTTGAGGAAGAGTTTAGTGGAAGACAATTCTGTGGCTAATGATCTCAACCTTTCGATTTGTCGTGATGTTGTACATGAATCATCAAACAAGGTGGCAAAGAGAAAGATTACATGGCAGGATCAGTTAGCTTTGAGGGTGTAG
- the LOC121971136 gene encoding uncharacterized protein LOC121971136 isoform X1 → MRKGQKLSEEVKARSRHQSLLWDYGDLVEETEAKRKKLQIANQKKLKLLAEVKFLQRRYKSLSQNPSGTKQLRLKKKSQSQSLIGQPSNANAYPQLPAKDQRSKLRDADTPCTSALIDLNQVLLPIGEDTEEYPSSFSVEPMKSDKLRKSLVEDNSVANDLNLSICRDVVHESSNKVAKRKITWQDQLALRV, encoded by the exons ATGAGGAAAGGCCAGAAGTTGAGCGAGGAGGTCAAGGCAAGGAGCAGGCATCAGAGTCTCTTGTGGGATTATGGAGATCTGGTCGAG GAAACTGAAGCAAAGAGGAAGAAACTGCAGATAGCTAATCAGAAGAAGCTTAAACTTCTTGCTGAAGTGAA ATTCTTGCAAAGACGGTACAAAAGCCTATCCCAGAATCCATCTGGAACTAAACAATTGAGGCTGAAAAAGAAATCACAGAGTCAGTCCTTGATCGGCCAACCTTCAAATGCAAATGCATATCCTCAACTCCCTGCTAAAGACCAAAGATCAAAACTGAGAGATGCTGATACTCCATGCACTTCTGCCCTGATAGACCTGAATCAGGTCTTGTTGCCA ATTGGTGAGGATACAGAGGAGTATCCGTCCAGCTTCAGCGTCGAGCCTATGAAGTCTGATAAGTTGAGGAAGAGTTTAGTGGAAGACAATTCTGTGGCTAATGATCTCAACCTTTCGATTTGTCGTGATGTTGTACATGAATCATCAAACAAGGTGGCAAAGAGAAAGATTACATGGCAGGATCAGTTAGCTTTGAGGGTGTAG